In Nyctibius grandis isolate bNycGra1 chromosome 6, bNycGra1.pri, whole genome shotgun sequence, a single genomic region encodes these proteins:
- the DAPP1 gene encoding dual adapter for phosphotyrosine and 3-phosphotyrosine and 3-phosphoinositide isoform X2, with protein MTQRRQPRPAAPLDEELEALGWYHDNLTRHAAEALLLSNGKDGSYLLRKSNEREDMYSLSVRGKDSVKHFHVEHTGTSFKFGFNEFSSLKELVMHFANQPLIGSETGTLIVLKHPYPREVEEPSIYESVRVHTAMQTGKTESDLVPNAPSLGTKEGYLIKQGKIVKNWKTRWFTLHRNELKYFKDQTATEPIRALDLTECSAVQFDYSQERVNCFCLVFPLRTYYLCAKTGIEADEWIKILRWKLSQIRKQAEQRNTTLNS; from the exons ATGACCCAGCGCCGGCAGCCGCGTCCCGCCGCGCCGCTGGACGAGGAGCTGGAGGCGCTCGG GTGGTATCATGATAATCTTACCCGACATGCAGCAGAAGCGCTGCTGCTTTCCAACGGGAAGGATGGAAGCTATCTCTTGAGGAAGAGTAATGAACGGGAAGATATGTACTCCCTCTCTGTAAG aggaaAGGATTCTGTGAAACACTTCCACGTTGAACATACAGGAACTTCATTCAAATTTGGATTTAATGAATTTTCTAGCTTGAAGGAATTAGTCATGCATTTTGCAAATCAGCCTTTAATCGGAAGCGAAACAG gaacCTTAATTGTATTGAAGCATCCCTACCCACGGGAAGTGGAAGAACCTTCCATTTATGAGTCTGTCCGAGTTCACACGGCGATGCAGACGGGAAAGACAGAAAGCGATCTTGTTCCAAATGCTCCCTCA CTTGGTACCAAAGAAGGCTATTTGATAAAACAAGGCAAAATAGTCAAG AATTGGAAGACAAGGTGGTTTACACTGCATAGGAATGAACTTAAGTATTTCAAAGACCAGACA gccACAGAACCGATTCGGGCACTTGACTTAACTGAATGCTCAGCTGTGCAATTTGACTATTCCCAGGAAAGAGTCAATTGTTTCTG CTTAGTGTTCCCACTAAGGACATACTACCTGTGTGCGAAAACTGGAATAGAAGCGGACGAGTGGATTAAAATATTGCGATGGAAACTG TCACAAATACGGAAGCAAGCGGAGCAGCGTAACACCACCCTCAATTCCTAG